The DNA segment ttattttgaggtTAAATGTCGCCGATCAGAGTGCATTTCCGCTGAAATATGAAGCTCCTGATGATTGTCAGTGGTGGCTAAAGGGTCCTAATGACGCCCACGAAGTGTCCCTAACGTGTAAATTACGGACAATTAACAGTGAATTCGATACAACCAACTTTAGTGTTATTCCGTCTGAGCACACAACTTCGCTCAGAATCGAGTGTAACGAAGAGATTATGTACAAAAGCTCTCTCGATGATCGTAGTTTTGCGCATTTAGTGAAGTTACGTGAACTTGTATTGGACAACTGTAAAATTGGACGATGGCCTCCGGGTGTGCTCTCTGGACTGAGAGACCTTCGAAATCTCACAGTAAGAACAAAAAATACCGAATGGAGTGCAATGAGCTTAGAAATAGCGTCAGAAAGCTTTACTGCCGTGCGTCAATTAGAAAAACTggatttaagttttaacaaCATCTGGTCGTTTcctgaaaatttgttttgccCATTAACGAATTTAGTTTATCTAAACGTTTCCTCAAATAGACTTCAGGATGTCAGTGATTTGGGATTCAGAGAAAGGGCAATGCATCAAGCTTTAATTAGTGAACACGAGGGACCACCGCCATCTGCATTGATTCCTCACGCATCGTGCTCCTTAGATATTGAAGTGTTAGATGCCTCCTATAATCATTTTGTGTTAATGCCCGAAAATGGATTTCATGCCTTACGCAGATTAAAAGAACTGCACATTCATGATAATGAAATATCGATGGTGGCTGACAAAGCGTTAGCGGGCCTTAAACAGTTACAAATAATAGATCTCTCCAACAATAAAATTGTGGCCCTCCCTCAAGATCTTTTCAAAGATAGTAGGCCGgtgataaaagaaatatatctacaaaataattcaatcaGTGTGCTTTCTCCTACACTATTCGCAAACCTTGATCAATTATTGGCGCTAGATTTATCAAATAATCACCTCACGAGTACGTGGATTAATGAAAACACTTTCGCTGGTCTTATTAGAATGGTACTGCTTAATTTATCTAACAACCGGTTGACAAAACTAGATCCAAAAACCTTCAAGGATTTGTATACACTACAGATTTTAAATGTTCAACGTAATATGCTGGAGAGTATTGCTGCAGATACATTTGCTCCTATGAATAATCTACATACCCTGATTTTGTCATATAATAAGATATCACATATCGATGCCTACGCACTGAATGGTCTCTAcgtattatcattattatccATTGATAATAATCGTCTTGAAGAATTACATCCGGAAGCGTTTAGAAACACTTCTTCTTTACAAGACCtcaatttaaatagtaatcgATTGAAAAAAGTGCCTACAGCGCTGAGAAACATGCGCTTATTACGAACTCTCGACCTTGGTGAAAATCAAATTACATCATTGGAAGAACCTGGGTTTGTTGGTCTTCATAACGTATACGGACTACGTCTGATTGGAAATAAGATAGAAAACATAAGTAAGGATGTATTTAGCGATTTACCATCGCTTCAAATTTTGAACTTAGCGCGTAATAAAATACGCTTTATAGATATGAGtgcatttgaaaatttaaagacATTGCAAGCAATCAGATTAGATGCTAACCAGATTACCGACGTCCAAGggctttttgtaaatattcccTCACTGTTATGGTTAAACATCTCAGATAACCAAATAGACTGGTTTGATTACTCTGTTATTCCAACGAAACTTCAATGGCTAGATCTCCATagtaacaatattaaagaattggGAAATAGCTACCGTTTAGATAAGGAATTGACATTACAGACATTAGACGCTAGCTTCAAcaaaatgacaaaaatatttacctactCTATTCCCAGTAGTATCGAGCTACTCTTCTTGAACGATAACCAAATTACACAAGTTGAGGCTCAAACTTTCGTTGGAAAAACCAATTTAACGAGAGTCGATTTGTATGCAAATCAGATCACTAGTATGGATCTCAATGCGCTTCGGCTAACTCCAGTTGATCCGGGGAGGCCTCTGCCCGAATTTTATATTGGTGGAAATCCCTTTCAGTGTGATTGTACTATGGAGTGGTTAcaacgtataaataaattagatcaCCTCCGACAGCACCCTAGAGTGATGGACCTAGAAAGTATTTATTGCAAACTGTTATATAATCGCGAAAGGACCTATATACCTCTAGTTGAGGCTGAGTCATCACAGTTTTTGTGTACATATAAAACGCATTGTTTTACGTTGTGTCATTGTTGTGATTTTGACGCGTGTGATTGTGAAATGACGTGCCCGTCGAACTGTACCTGTTATCATGACCAACCGTGGTCGGCAAATATAGTGGACTGTTCAGCTGCTGGGTATTCTGAAATACCTAGCAGTATACCCATGGACGCTACGGAACTGTATTTAGACGGTAATAACTTTGGCAGCTTAACAAGCCACGCATTTATAGGTcgtaagaatttaaaaatattgtacgcAAATAACTCGAATATTGACGCTctgtataataatacatttagtgGACTAAAACGCTTGACTGTATTGCATTTAGAAAAGAACAACATAAAGGAGCTGTTAGGATTTGAATTATCGCCCTTAGAGAATTTACGGGAATTGCATCTCCaagacaataaaatacattatatcgATAATCGAACGTTCATCGAACTTATGCATTTAGAAGTTTTACGGCTCGAGGGAAACAACATTTATAGCTTCGCCGTGTGGCAATTCACGATGAATCCATATTTGGTAGAGATAAGTCTTTCACGCAATCCCTGGTCCTGTGATTgtctatacatacataaattccGAAATTGGTTTCGAAACAACCTCGGTAAAGTAGAAGATGCCAAGAAAATTACCTGTATCTTTGACAATATTACTAACGCAGTCGGACCTCACATGTCCGACTTTAACTCAACGATTTGTACAAGTCACGTCGGTGGAGTTTCATCGATTATTGAGAACCAAGTCATAAATGATTACCTCCCATTACTGTTGATATCACTATGCGTATTTGTGATAAGCTCTGTCCTTATATGCGGCGTATTTTACTGGAGACGTGAATTGAGAGTATGGATTTATTACCATTGTGGATTTAGAATGTGCTATAAAAGCACATCGTTCGATGACGAAGCCGATAAAGACAGATTATTTGACGCCTACATAAGTTATAGCGTGAAAGACGAGGCCTTTGTAGCACAAATGCTTGCTCCGGGCTTAGAATCTACAGATCCTAGTTTTCGGTTGTGTTTACATTACCGCGACTTCAACGCGTCAGCCTACGTAGCAGACACAATTATCGAGGCCGTTGAATCCTCGAAAAGAACAATTATAGTGTTatctaaaaactttataaataacgaATGGTGTAGATTCGAGTTTAAAACGGCTCTCCATGAAGTGTTAAAAGAAAGGCGAAGAAGactgataataatattgttaggtGATTTACCGAATAGAGACATTGATCCCGAGTTGAGGTTGTGTTTAAAAGCGAAT comes from the Pieris rapae chromosome 3, ilPieRapa1.1, whole genome shotgun sequence genome and includes:
- the LOC110997760 gene encoding toll-like receptor 6, coding for MAFQEIYFKNSVVAYITFLFILRLNVADQSAFPLKYEAPDDCQWWLKGPNDAHEVSLTCKLRTINSEFDTTNFSVIPSEHTTSLRIECNEEIMYKSSLDDRSFAHLVKLRELVLDNCKIGRWPPGVLSGLRDLRNLTVRTKNTEWSAMSLEIASESFTAVRQLEKLDLSFNNIWSFPENLFCPLTNLVYLNVSSNRLQDVSDLGFRERAMHQALISEHEGPPPSALIPHASCSLDIEVLDASYNHFVLMPENGFHALRRLKELHIHDNEISMVADKALAGLKQLQIIDLSNNKIVALPQDLFKDSRPVIKEIYLQNNSISVLSPTLFANLDQLLALDLSNNHLTSTWINENTFAGLIRMVLLNLSNNRLTKLDPKTFKDLYTLQILNVQRNMLESIAADTFAPMNNLHTLILSYNKISHIDAYALNGLYVLSLLSIDNNRLEELHPEAFRNTSSLQDLNLNSNRLKKVPTALRNMRLLRTLDLGENQITSLEEPGFVGLHNVYGLRLIGNKIENISKDVFSDLPSLQILNLARNKIRFIDMSAFENLKTLQAIRLDANQITDVQGLFVNIPSLLWLNISDNQIDWFDYSVIPTKLQWLDLHSNNIKELGNSYRLDKELTLQTLDASFNKMTKIFTYSIPSSIELLFLNDNQITQVEAQTFVGKTNLTRVDLYANQITSMDLNALRLTPVDPGRPLPEFYIGGNPFQCDCTMEWLQRINKLDHLRQHPRVMDLESIYCKLLYNRERTYIPLVEAESSQFLCTYKTHCFTLCHCCDFDACDCEMTCPSNCTCYHDQPWSANIVDCSAAGYSEIPSSIPMDATELYLDGNNFGSLTSHAFIGRKNLKILYANNSNIDALYNNTFSGLKRLTVLHLEKNNIKELLGFELSPLENLRELHLQDNKIHYIDNRTFIELMHLEVLRLEGNNIYSFAVWQFTMNPYLVEISLSRNPWSCDCLYIHKFRNWFRNNLGKVEDAKKITCIFDNITNAVGPHMSDFNSTICTSHVGGVSSIIENQVINDYLPLLLISLCVFVISSVLICGVFYWRRELRVWIYYHCGFRMCYKSTSFDDEADKDRLFDAYISYSVKDEAFVAQMLAPGLESTDPSFRLCLHYRDFNASAYVADTIIEAVESSKRTIIVLSKNFINNEWCRFEFKTALHEVLKERRRRLIIILLGDLPNRDIDPELRLCLKANTCIEWGDRQFWQKLRFAMPDLRKCQYHRSTVNIYASVSPLGAGRAPAPPPPPPPGKLPPLLGDGLADRLAVSTSVHARDAHPHRIPPHAQLWA